A genomic window from Colletotrichum destructivum chromosome 7, complete sequence includes:
- a CDS encoding Putative peroxisomal biogenesis factor 11: MVADALIYHPSVAHYNKFVATTVGRDKVLRTLQYFARFYAWYLFRTNGSKAEIAPWDAIKKQFGLTRKIMRVGKNIEHFKAAAAASDAKTTDPVLRYAAVGRQLGYAGYLTFDAATVLDAAGIKKWEGAKKLQKEAFRFWAIGLIFSVVAQTYTLYRLQQREAKVDKKEGEGVVEAKRIALERAASRLQLISDLCDLTVPTSALAWLNFDDGIVGLAGTVSSLIGVYTQWKKTA, from the exons AtggtcgccgacgccctcatCTACCACCCATCGGTGGCCCACTACAACAAGTTTGTCGCCACGACCGTCGGCCGCGACAAGGTCCTCCGCACCCTTCAGTACTTCGCCCGCTTCTACGCCTGGTACCTGTTCCGCACCAATGGTTCCAAGGCGGAGATTGCCCCCTGGgacgccatcaagaagcAGTTCGGTCTGACCCGCAAAATCATGCGCGTCGGCAAGAACATTGAGCACTTCaaggccgctgccgccgcttcTGACGCGAAGACCACTGACCCCGTCCTCCGgtacgccgccgtcggccgccaGCTGGGCTATGCCGGCTACTTGACCTTTGATGCCGCCACCgtcctcgatgccgccggcaTTAAGAAGTGGGAGGGCGCCAAGAAGTTACAGAAGGAAGCCTTCCGCTTCTGGGCCATAGGCCTCATCTtcagcgtcgtcgcccagacCTATACCCTCTACCGCCTCCAGCAGCGTGAGGCTAAAgtcgacaagaaggagggcgagggtgtcgtcgaggccaagagaATAGCACT TGAGCGCGCCGCCAGTCGCCTGCAGCTTATCTCCGACCTCTGCGACTTGACCGTTCCCACTTCTGCCCTTGCTTGGCTTAACTTTGACGACGGCATTGTTGGCCTTGCTGGTACCGTGAGCAGTTTAATCGGCGTCTATACCcagtggaagaagacggcatAA